gtaacctagggttctgaaagaggtagcggtagagactgtggtagcattagtaatgatctttcaaaaatcattggactctggcatggtgccagaggtctggaaaattgcaaatgccactccatagGAGGAAGGCagcggaaaggaaattatagactagttagcctgacctcagtggttgggaagatgttggagtcaattgttaaggatgagattatggagtacctgctgacacaggacaagatagaacaaagccagcatggtttccttaagggaaaatcttgcctgatgaacttgttggaattctttgaggagattactagACGGATAGATAAAgttgatgcagtggatgttgtatatttagactttcagaagaccttcgacaagatgccacatatgaggccgcttaccaagttaagagcccatggtattacaggaaagttactggcatggttagagcattggctgattagtaggaggtggtgagtgggaataaaaggatccttttctggttggctgctagtgattagtggtgtttcacaggggtcgatgttgggaccgcttctttttatgctgtatatcaatgatttagatgatggaatagatggctttgttgccaagtttgcagataatacaaagattggtggagggacaggtagtgttgaggaaacaggtaggctgcagaaggacttagacagattaggagaatgggcaaaaaagtggcaaatgaaacgcaatgttggaaaatgcatggtcctgtacttggtggtagaaataaatgtgcatactattttctaaacggggagaaaatacaaaaatctgggatgcaaaggaacttggaagtccttgtgcagaacacgctaaaggttaacttgcaggttgagtcagtgatgaggaagacaaatgcaatgttagcattcatttcaaaagatccagaatacaagagcagggatgtgatgctgaggctttattaggcactagtgaggcctcaccttcactagtgtcaacaattttgggctcttcatctaagaaaaggtgtgcattggagaggattcagaggaggttcacaaagatgtttCCAGGAACGAgaaggttatcatacaaggaacttttgatggcactggggctggactcactggaatttagaaacatgaaggggaaatctcattgaaacctttccaatTTTGAAAACcctagagagagtagatgtggaaaggatgtttcccatggtgggagagttttggacaagagtgcacagcctcaggatagaggggcgtccatttaaaacagaggtgcagagaaatttctttagctagagggtggtgattttgtagaatttattaccacaggcagctatggaggccaagtcattgtgtgtatttaaggcagagattgataagtcacaaggcatcaaaggttatatggagaaggccagggagtggggctgaggaagggaaaaaaggatcagccatgattgaatggtggagcagactcgatgggccaaatggcttaattctgctcctatgtcttattgtcttatatccatgattatctgcaaacttattaagtTATGAGTCActgtttccaaaatgctctccagtCACCCGGCCACACTTATTTCCCATTACGAATCTGGTATAGCCCCTTCCCTGGTTGAATTAGCTACATACTATGTCAAGCAACCTtcttggacacacttaacaaatcctGCCCTTTAAGCCTTTGGCACTAAGGcagtcaatattggggaaatgaGTCACCAATACAACTACCCTGTTGTTTTTCATATACCTGTTGTTTCATCTCCTGGCCTCCGTGCAGAGATGGCTTACATCAATTTTCATATCTGGAGCAAACCCATAAGATACTGCATGAAACTGACTAAATTTAATACCCTTTCTACGTGTAATAATCGAACAACTTCTCAAAGGTCAAAAATTTTATCATTCAGACTTAATATTTTATAATGCAGTTTTACCTCATCTTGTGCAATGTCCTGGTTGTTGGGAACAATCCACAACAAAAGTTCCTCTTTATTAAGCTTGCCATCCTTGTCAATATCGTAATCATTTTCAAAccgatccttttccacagtgaccCATTCTGGATCACCATCCGAATCTTATATTCAAGAGGCAGAAATAAGATTAATGACAAGATGCTCACACAGATCAATCCTAATAAACCATAATCCTATCTTTTGTAGAAAAATTGCACTTTGGAAAATGTTGAGTCTTTTGGAGAAAGGAGCATACGGAAGCTAATTTCATATTCAATGTCACCAAAATAAATGACTTGCAATTAAATCAGATTATGTTAAGACATCTGAGTAGATTATAGGCTTACAATAGTAATTGATTAACACCTGTTTCATTTTAGTTTTTAACATCTCAATATAAATGTGTGACAAGCAACAGCTGTATAGAAACTTAACATAATTTTCCCATCTTCCTCCCTCAGAAATTTCTCAAGAAAcaacattggtgagactgcacctgtacaattgtgtacagttctggttactgTATTATAAATAGAATATGCCAGAGAGGGTACAAAAAAGATTCAGGAGGATTTGCCATGCCTTAAAGGGGTTAGGTTACAAGGAGAAACTGGATAGACAGAGGCATTTCTCCCTGAACAAAGAGATTTAAGGAATGGCAATACAAAGTCTATAAAATCATGATAAAcatagataaaatggatgacagggTAGGTGAGTCTAaagctagagggcatagatttaagatgaaaagggaaagatttgaAGGGGATCAGACAGGTTTTTCTATACAATGATGAATATATGAAACGAGTTACTGGAGGagatggtagaggtgggtacaattacaagatttaaaatacatttggacagatacaaggacaggaaagatttaaagggatatgatccaaatgtaggcaaatttatcctcccgggaggggggagaagatggtggtgcgacgaCAGTGTGCGCAGCCacttcagtgatgaatatctgttatctgtcaagtaggggactgtgcacaatcctgacttgatggagacagacgtgagcacacagcagaacatctggaaaacttttgaaatgcctgctttgctgccactgctactgtgtggtaactggaatctccggagctgaaggccccgaaatcctcggctttgcgtgtttcagcagccgggaagaggtcgaaggcgctcgggaggctgtatcggagaggctggttggaagctcagagttttcagatggatggactcagggtcggttgtggtcggctgcttccaaggtatcggcaagttgactgtgcctggaggtttatggcagggagtttctcccttttgccgcctgctatcggggactcaggagtcgatcgactcgcgactttgagacttttttttactgtgcctatggtctgttctttatcaaattatggtattgctttgcactgctgtaactatatgttataattatgtggttctgtcagtgttagtctttggtctgtcttgtcttctgtgatatcactctggagaaacattgtatcatttcttaatgcatgtatgcatttctaaatgacaataaaagtggactgagtgttctcataatccaaATGGAACTATCTCAGGAAGGCTCTTTGGCCAGCATGAAGGAGTTGTGGTGAtgagcttgtttccatgctgcataACTCAATGGCTCTATAAATAGCTAAATATTACTCTGTGCTTTTCTAACACCATTTCCAAGAACTGAGGCAAAACGGGGTATGCTAGTTTCCAATAAAATAAAAAGACCCAGAGTGTATAACTTTTTTGTTAATTTGAAAAACAATAGACTAGTACATAGTACTCAGGCAAATCTAGCTTGAATGCCTATAGATCTTTACAGGGaaaagagaaaaaggaaagaaaagataacTTCAAAAACATAATGATTGTGGTAACATCGATAAAATAGATAAGATAGGCAAAACAAAATCATTTCTATAGTTTATGCTATATCACTGAGAAGATATTGCATATTTTGTTGGATATTCTGAAGTTATAAATATTAGTTAATCAAATAACCTGGGTCTTTCCTATAGTCACCAAGGAATTCCTCTAAGCTCACAAACCCGTCTTTGTTGTGGTCGTGTTCATCTAAAGCATCCTGTATGACGTAGTCCTGCAATCAGAAAATTGAAGTATTTGTACGGACAGGATTAAACTCAGTTGTGACATCACCCATACTTGATTGGTCTGCTGTTAATCATCAAATATGATCCTGAATGGCTGGCTTTGTATACATAAATCTGTAACAAATTCTTCAATTAACAGAATGAATTTTATCCAGGTAATTTGTACCCTTGATTATCCAAGTTAATACCTGTTATAAGTATATACAAAATAACTAAAGTTGCTGATGTATTCACAAATGGCGCATAACTTTCCACAGGCTAGTCTTATTTgtcaaaacaaaaaataaacttaCCATTGACACATATTAGTAGCTACAGACCCGGATTTTGTAACAGTAAGGGAGCAAAGTTCAGCTATATCCATTTACACTAAtgtgaatttaaagttttaataaaTTCATCGCACCATAATACACTCTGGAAATCATAAGTCTCATTACCAGCCCTTTAATAGCATACTAAGCTATATTAATGGCTTTACCATCTACTTAGAAATACAAAACTACTCTATGTGTAATGTAATTTCCTTATGTCCTATACTTCCGTCTGAGAGATGTTAATTTAGAAAGATTTAGGGTTAGACTGCTACCTTATTCATATATGTACATTCAAGTACTTTAACACTGTATAAAGGGGTTAATATTCCTCATTACGACTTACTGAAGAATGGATGCCACAGCATCCATCACTGCCTTTGCTGGACTCTACCGAGTCCAAATGCCAAATCTGATCTTGGCATGATTCCTCTGCATAAGGCAGGGAATCACCTCACATTAATTTCAGTGGAGATTCTCAAGGAGTGACTTACATGCACCTCCTTCAACTTATTGTGTTGTTCTTAAATACTCAGAGAGTGCTCCATTCTACATTAGGGAAAAACAACGTATATTACAATGTATGTTACATTGTAGAAGATCAAttcttaaaaatatatttcacCTTATTATTTTAATTACTTCTAAGAGTAAACATTTCAATTTATTTTAGTTTCAAtattcaattattttaatttttgcttGCATCAATCTTAATATTTTTAATTGTTTCTTATGTAGAGATAAAAGCCTCAATTTTGAAAGAAGACAAAGTTTCACCTCCAGTTTTACTTTATGTCAATAACTGTTAAGGGCTTCCAAGCCCTTCTGGAGTCTAATCACAGTCTACATTCCAGGACCAATGAGATCATCCAGCTTTGCTTCGTCAGAATAGTTTGCCATTGTGGAAAAACAGGTCCAGGGAAGATCTAGCACATTATATTTATTGGGTTACTTAAAGAAAAAAATGCTTCTTGTCTTTTTGTGTTGAATTCTTGAATAAGATTGTCCAACTAGTCTGATGACATCAGCCTGGGTAACAGGTGCACATTGAAATGTTGCTTAACAGGTACAAGAATGAGATAAAGGAAAATTCTTGCCATTGAGATTACTAGATCTTTGTGGAGTCCCTTCTTATTTAATAGAAAATATCACACCTTTTGCCAAATTAATGCAATCATTTAATTATGCTGTGAACAAGAAATGGTGCACTCTAACCCACCGTCATATAATCAGTTTCTTCAGGATGTTCAAATGCAACAAATTCTGCCAGAGACAGTCCAGGTACATCATCAATGTCTGCTTTGTCAAAACGCTTTTTATCCTTCAAAAATATCTGTTGAAAGAGGAAAATGTTTTTacctgattcattttctttttctgATTCTACTTTGGTTCAATAAGCATTTTGTTACACCACCACATGAGCAAAGTAAATAATTCATTTGTCTTTTTGCTTTTTGTGTTTTGACTAAAACAGGTTCTACAACCAACCTGGAATGTTTGTTCAGATCCATTTTAAACTTATTCAAAACTCAGCTTTGAAGGAGTGGCAGACTTGAGAAGTCCACATTTACAACCCAGTGCAGCATGTCCCACTCCAGAAAATGAAGAATTGCACGTTGTGAAAATCACCACTAAAGTTATGAATACTGTAAGATCATTAGATTCTCATTAGGAAAGTGATGTAAAGGTGCAAGAATATTCATCTTAAAAATAGGAATGTAGATAGAACAGATATTAAAGATGCAAAAAGgctgctgtatttttttttgaaaagtacAGGGAAACTGGTTATAAAAGCATTGTTGAACTTGGAATAATACATTAAttaattcataagaccataagatataggagcagaattatgtcaacatagaacatagaaatctacagcagattacaggcccttcagcccacaatattgtgccaaccatgtaacctactctagaaactgcctagaatttccccagcacatagccctttatttttctaagccccttgtacctatctaagaggctcttaaaagaccctattgtattcacttccaccgctgctggcagtgcattctgcacactccccactctctgtgtgaaaaaaaatgtCATCTGGAttatcaaatctgctctgtcatttcatcaccactgatccattttccctctcagcccaaatctccagccttctttctgtatctcttcatgccctgaccaatcaagaatctatcaacctctgccttaaatatacccaatgacttggcctccacagatgcctgtggcaatgaattccacagattcaccaccctctggctaatgaaattccttctttttttttggtaattaattttttattgaagttcatcatcaaacaaacatttccataagatgtatttcaaattctgtacatatatatcatataatcatatttgtcacaaatctccacgtaatatttatctgaggttaacacttatagaaaggagaggaaaggaagaacaatcgaaagaagaaaactatgtacaaagtagggagtgatcttttttttacaacatattcattgacttgtgagaataaaatcaggcctatgaggtgttatgtagttaaaccatttttcccagtatgaatcaaattgttccaacttatgattaacagatgctgttatcttctccattttgtaaatatccattgtaatttccatccatacatttaaagttgggctcttcctgtgataaccatttcctggtcagggtctttttaccagccaccagcagtatattcattagatatttatctcttttcaaccattcttgaagtATAtatccaaaatatatggtcttactctctaagggtatttcacatttaaagatgccttgtagggcattatgtatcccactccaatagtctttgataacggggcattcccagaaaatatgataatggtttgcattttgatttccacaacttCTCCAGCAAACaagggggttactatcataatgggatttctgagagggtgtaataaaatatcttatcaagtttttccacccgaactccctccatttctgtgaactggtacacttccattgatacctccatattattgtccagtcttccccAGATATTAttattcctccttccttctcgcattttgttttaatgtatgaagtcgaatgtgttttaagattttgaaattccttatctctgttctaaaaggacaactctctattctgaggttgtgccttctggtcttagaaccataagaaacatcctctccacgtccactttatctaggcttttcaacgttcaataggctacaatgaggtcatccctcattccagtgagtagaggcccacagccatcaaatgctcctcatatgacaagtctttcaatattggaatcattctcatgaacctcctttgaaccctctccaacgtcagcacgttatttcttagataaagggctcaaagttgttcacaatactccaagtaaggccttaccagtgctttataaagactcaacattccatccttgtttttatattcgagttctctcgaaatgaatgctaacaccacatttgccttcctcaccaccaactcaacctacaaactgacttttagggaatcctgcatgaagactcaTATTTGGATCACTGCAGATACTTCTTAAAGAAAGGGATATGAAAACGATAGAAATTAAAATTTGCTGAAATGACACAAGGTATAAAAGATTAAATATATATGAAGAAAGATAGAAAATGAGATACATTTTCATGAGGGCAAAATGTTAGTAGTAACTCAAAAAAGTTTAACTGGATCATCAGAAGCAAATAATGAAAGTTTGCATTGTGATTAATCAGTAACAAAGACATTTTAAAATGTCAACATGGTGTAATCGTTAGTGCAGTGATAATGCTCATATTTCTTAAGATTTGAAATTCCATTTAAGTACAACAGTTAAGAGAAATGTCAGGTTATTACCCAGCAATTTATCAAAATGCTGCATGGCCAGAGAAACCAACTTTTAGCTAAGATTTAAGTTGTCTATCCTCTCTACTTCAAGTAAAAGATCCCATTCTGTGTGTTTATCACTTTTCCTTCATGACTCCACTACACACAAGATTGCACGTTATCACTTCCCAGTCAAACGTATTGACTTCCCGTTGCATTGTTGTACTGTAGAACGTAAACTCCTGATGCCATTCTTAGCCGTCATGTTTTCTATAGATCACATATTCCCTTACTCCCCCATTATATAGTCCAGGCAAATTAGTTCTGAATTCCAGATTTATGCCAGAATAGGTGATATTCAGAACAATACTTGGGATAGAAAATAAGTAAAACACTGAAAATGACTACACAAAGCTAaaaaatcaggattattatcactgagttAAATAACCTGAAATTTGATGTTATGCAGTAGcactacagtgcaaagacataaaaattaatataaattactaaaataaatactgtaaaaaaggaataatgagatagtgttcatggattgttcagaaatctggtggaggggaagaacctgttcccaaattattgagtgtgggtcttcaggctactgtacctcctccctgatgacagtaatgagaaGGAAATCATAGTAAATAACAATTTACTAGTTTTAATTCTGAAACTTAATCAGTATCCCTATAAATTAGATATGAAGAAAAAATTATTTTCTGGTTGAAAACTATACTCGGCCTGCTATGCTCACCTGTTTGAGagattcttcttcttcatcttccACTGGGGTACTCTCATCAAAATTCAGCATTCGGTCATAACTATGAATGTTATACTCTTCCCAAGTAACCATTCCATTGCCATCTAGATCATGCTGTGGAAACTGTTCTTTGCTCTCCTCTGTGGCATAATGTCTGAACGACTGCTGAATCcatgcactgagctcatctgtaACAAGCAAGAGTGACATGTGAAGAAAGTGAAGCTTTGCCATTTTGAGTTACAATTTACACACCTTTTCAGTGTGAACAGAAACTTACTGTATATATTTCTTTCATTCAGAACACTTATCATAGTTTTAAATATTTGCTTTCTAAAAGGTGTCTGTGCAAGAACATGATCTGCCTGTAGCGTGAAGTAGCGTGAAAAATCATTTGCACAAGACTGATGTCTCAGAGAAAGTTCCAGAGTATTACAGAATCACTTCAAAGAAGATACATAATTCAAAAATGAACTTGTTTCTGCAAAGAAAATTAAGTCAACTTTATTACTCGTTATGAGTGATAATTAAACATCTTTGCACCTTTGGTTATGAAGCCATCTGAATCGGTATCCATCTTCTTGATAAGAGATTGGAGCCGGGACTGTTGCTCCTCAGGTGTCAGTTTGGCAAACTCGTCTACTTCATTCTAGGTAAGAATAATAAATTAGACAAACACCTTATATTTGACAAAACTCCAATCAATCATTTATATATGAGTAAAAATGAGAATGAAGTCCCCTCAGAAGTCCATGAGGTATACATATAATTTATACTTTACACTTGAACTTCATTTTGGTGTGTTTGTTTTTACATCAAAACGGAGTAGATATTATGTTGTTTTCTGTGAATGAAAAACACTAAAAGTGAAATGGGAAAGTTAGAACAAAAACAATATCGAAAAACTGGTAGCCAGCTGGAAAAATTATTTCTCCTGGGCAGATAAACAGGACAATGATCAGAATACCACAAAAGCATTAAAGTTGGGAAATTCCCACTTTATATAtaattggtgtattgctcatagAGCTGTCAAGGCTACTTATTCGCAATCCACAGTAACTTCGCTTTGATCTTCCTTAACAACCTTTGTTCAGAGATTGTTAGAATGAACTATATTGAGCACAAGTGCAGACTTAGATATCATGAGTTTCCACTCTTGGATGGGCAACACAGAACTTTCGGAACACCCCAGTACCTTTGGTTGTTAATTATGGCTCATTTATTCTGGGCCAATTGAGATGTAACCAAATAAACCAATATAATTGTGGCCTGGGCCACTAGCACTACTGATTTATTAAAAACATAAAGTTTCAAGAAAATTATTTTTCAATCAGAAATGAAAAATACGTGATTTCATCATTTAATATGTTAGCACCTTTGGAAGCATTTTGCTACCTGAAATATCACTGGTTGTAATGTATCCAACTGCACCTGATTCCCACTAGCTTTCCAAGCCAGTAAGCAGTATCAAACAGGATTAGAAATTTAAGTTTTAAGATCAAATGAGATAGGGCTCTTCTAGAGCTAAAGTCAGTCAGAATGAAGTTTTAATTATAATTATTAACATGGCAAGATCAAAATAGAAAGCTTTCTTTCCAAGTGACTGCAATGAGAAAAAATATGAAATTTTAGTTCCCCAGTGTCTGTTCCATGCAAGTCAAACACAGAAAAAGAAAAGCAATTGATACCTGAAATGATTTATGAAAACAATAGTTAAAAACCATTTATAATTTATCTTTCTTAGAACAGGTTCTCCTCTATTTTTGTTGTCATTAGATTCAGGAAGACAGGTCAAGTTTTCAGATTTGCCTTGAACTTGCTTTAGCTTCCAAATTCTCAATCATTTTTTTGTGTATCAATCAAGTTGTCATTATGGGAAAGGAAATTGGGAAAATTAGTAAAGACCAGGATAGATTTTTAAGAACAAAAATCATATCAAGATTAACAAAATTCTTAATTAATTTTACAGCTTTCTCCCTGTTACATTTGGACAGGTCAAAAGGACTGAATGAAACTTCCTACCTCTCTGCCAAGAAGGATGTCCCTATCGAAGTCCGGATTATGCTCATCATCCACATAGTGGTCTTCATCATTGACTGACCCATGTTTATGATGAACGTGCGCAAAGCACATCACAACAAGACTATAGCCCACAAACACTTGTAACTGCATGTTGTCAAGTTAGCCTCAGCTTTGTGAGTAGCTGCAGAAGAATTAAAATGCGTCAGTTCACATTTAGATTTCATTTGTGCTAATAATTTCTAAGAATTATAACAAGTGTTACCCTTAATCACAATTGGACTTGAAAATAAACTTTCATGTTGGTATTTGCGTTAGTTGTTGACTAATGATGTATACAAACTGATGCAACTGTTAGGATTCAAATTCACAATTCTTTATCCACTATTTAACgagagaaaagagaaaaactTCAAAAATACAGAGATCCCTCAATGATTGTTGCTCACTACTGAGATTGGattacaggagttgccagtttCATGTCTGAAGGATTTCTGTCATCTTTAAATACATATCTTTGGATTGGtttagaaaaaatacataaaaggaTTTCAGCTACAACTACCAGACAAAAGTCAAGAACAGAGAGGCAAAATGAAAGAGATGGCATTATACTATACATTGAAAACCAAATTTACTTTGCATTATAAAATAGTGACTCTTGTCTCAGGATCATATTTATAAATTTCTTGGGACTCATATATAACTTAAGGAAACCCTCTTCAAATTATCCGCTAATTGTCCAGTATAACTCAACCTTTCAAATGGAAACTTAACAAGGTAAGGGTTATGTCTCCACTAAGGACAGGGgctcctaaccttttttatgccatggagctttACCATTAATCCAGGGATCTAtagagcccaggttgggaaccccagattTAGGAAACTGGATAAAGATTTCAAACTTCTTTTTTTGGGAGTAAATGGTCTGGTTCAAGTTcacattcaagtttattgttaactGTTACGATAGTTGCTGCTTTTCTGCTTGCCATTGTACAGTTTAGAATTAATTTAGTAACAGCTACTGTACATGGATTTGCATAATGGCAATTTCCATAAGGTTTGAAAGACTTGGCACAATAAAATGAAGATTGACTGTTTGCCTGGAGGTATTGCCATGTCACAACTTTCAAACACAAAGCCAAATTTGAACCAAGTGAATGTTTGCCTGGATTATAAGCAAATCATTGGAGAAAAGCGTGACTTTTGGCATTCAGTTAAACAGTTTGCATTGGATATGTACAATTTAAGACAAACATAGCAATATTTACTGTAAAGTTAAAAATGGTCACAAAGAGAAAATTTCATGCCACTCTTTCATTTTTTCTTATATAGAATGCCAATAAATTACATCACTTATTATTTCCAATAAAGGTGACCGATGTGAAAGACAGTATTAGCTTATTAACATAAACCAAAATTAGGTCCTCGTGTTTTTCCCTTCTCATCTTAAGGCTCCAATTGCTGCTGAGACAGGGTTCCACAGACAGATGCGGCCATGGCTAAGTGTCAGCAGCTCCTGACATAATTCATCAAATAATGCATAATTAGCAGGCATTTCTCTATGTAAGTGAAGTGCCTATCACTGGAAGTGACTCTTTACTGCGACAATGTTAATTGTTGTAAGAAGGTGAATTTTGATCTCAATTAGTGGCTAGTGTTTCGGAAATCCTGTAGGCTGGCTGATGTGGTAAATTTTCCATTCCTTCCTGACATTGGAAAACAGCTGATTTTttccaaaagaaaaacaaagttcCATAAATTCTACTTTTAAATTAC
The DNA window shown above is from Mobula hypostoma chromosome 18, sMobHyp1.1, whole genome shotgun sequence and carries:
- the rcn2 gene encoding reticulocalbin-2 encodes the protein MQLQVFVGYSLVVMCFAHVHHKHGSVNDEDHYVDDEHNPDFDRDILLGRENEVDEFAKLTPEEQQSRLQSLIKKMDTDSDGFITKDELSAWIQQSFRHYATEESKEQFPQHDLDGNGMVTWEEYNIHSYDRMLNFDESTPVEDEEEESLKQIFLKDKKRFDKADIDDVPGLSLAEFVAFEHPEETDYMTDYVIQDALDEHDHNKDGFVSLEEFLGDYRKDPDSDGDPEWVTVEKDRFENDYDIDKDGKLNKEELLLWIVPNNQDIAQDEAEHLIKEMDTNGDKKLTEGEILANQELFLNSEATDYGSQLHDKKFYHDEL